The following nucleotide sequence is from Corylus avellana chromosome ca7, CavTom2PMs-1.0.
GTAGAATAAGCCTAATTTTTAGACAcacatataaaataagaaaaaaaattcaaaattccccGACCCGGGTTTGGTCCATTGTCGGATCTTAAACTTGCTTCCttaaattaatacatatatagttATAGAAGTAAGTTCAACAGAGTGGTATATGAGATCCAGTGCTTACATGATTGTAGCTGATATCAGTGGCAATGTATGTGGGAGAGTACCTGATAATACAAGGTGATTAggggaattaattaattaattaaagcatAATTAAGATGGAGCTATTGTGAATAATATATATCCCTAAAACGTAAGTgtaggttaattaattaattaattactagcaAGAGGCATATACGTACCCATAGAAAGGAACGGGCTGATGATGCTGATGATGAAAGGGCGAAGGGGGTGTCCCCGCCGCCGCCGGGTAGTACCACTGCATCTGATTCGCCGGTGCAGCTGACGTGGGCCTCGGTCCACCGTTGGATCCTTCATCATGCACATTAACACAAACGTTACATACACCCCCCCATGATTGTCGCATTTACGACAATGCCATTGCCAAAagaatcaaatatatatatatatatatataccttgttGTTGAGGAGTGGTGGAAGCCGTCGACCTTGGGCGGCGAGCTCCGAGCGAAGCCAGGTTGCAGTTGGCGCGGCGCCCGTTGATAATCGGCGTGGCGTCCTCGCAAGCCTTCTTAGCTGCTTCAGCCTCCTTGAACGTCACCTACAAATTAATAAATCCCATAAGACGCACGTGTAACAAATTAAGCTTAATCAGATCAGATCCACCATGGGAGTACTTACGAATCCGTAGCCCTTGGATCTGCCAGTGATCTTATCGGAGATAATCACAGCCTCCAATATCTCGCCGTACTTCTCAAAGTGCTCTCTCATGGCCTCCTTCGGCGTCTCCCATGCCAGCCCTCCCACAAACACTTTTGTTAGTGTCGTGTCTCCAAATTGCCCCACGTTGTTGCTCATCGTCATTGTCTTtgtctagctagctagctagcagCTCGATCGCTCGATCCCCACAACACCCACTAAACGAAAAGTCCCTCACAAGAGTTTTCTCAGATATTTTCTGTGTTTGTGTTTCTTgggggaggagagagagagagagagagagagagtggggtTTGAGGGGAGAGAAGATGGAAGCAGGGTATTTAAGGGGAAGGGGGtggaaagaggaaaagaaaaaaaataaaaaaaataaaaaaagttgagaaaaaCAGAGGGATCGGACAGAGCGGCAGACAGATAGACTTTGGTGAGGGAATGAGTATCCCCCAACGTGATCACACACCCCCCCCCTCCTCATCTCCGCTGTTCGGGCCTTTGTCTCTGGATTCTCTGCTATTTAATATGTCTCCTTTTTTATACGTTTTACTCCACGCGCCGCCATTGTAACACGCTTCTTTACGTGCATTTGCTTCATTTGGAGTTTTGGACGCTTGCATTATTTTCAGCAGGAGGGAGAGCGTGTAGTACACGCGCTACTTGAGCatgtttgagaaaaaagaatagGAAAGAGGTATTTGTCAATGTTTTCTGTCGAGTACAT
It contains:
- the LOC132187501 gene encoding probable RNA-binding protein ARP1 isoform X2, with product MTMSNNVGQFGDTTLTKVFVGGLAWETPKEAMREHFEKYGEILEAVIISDKITGRSKGYGFVTFKEAEAAKKACEDATPIINGRRANCNLASLGARRPRSTASTTPQQQGSNGGPRPTSAAPANQMQWYYPAAAGTPPSPFHHQHHQPVPFYGYSPTYIATDISYNHKLNYSGGSYMNGHFSQVYPGQAMVGGNTLMPMYPYYHYHQSQTMGLPAHIFSPTTAGPIASVPAIMSKPASIAPTTVCLAVE
- the LOC132187501 gene encoding probable RNA-binding protein ARP1 isoform X1; protein product: MTMSNNVGQFGDTTLTKVFVGGLAWETPKEAMREHFEKYGEILEAVIISDKITGRSKGYGFVTFKEAEAAKKACEDATPIINGRRANCNLASLGARRPRSTASTTPQQQGSNGGPRPTSAAPANQMQWYYPAAAGTPPSPFHHQHHQPVPFYGYSPTYIATDISYNHKLNYSGGSYMNGHFSQVYPGQAMVGGNTLMPMYPYYHYHQSQTMGLPAHIFSPTTAGPIASVPAIMSKPASIAPTTGTMGADERFKKVG